A part of Paenarthrobacter sp. A20 genomic DNA contains:
- a CDS encoding CsbD family protein, with amino-acid sequence MGADDKMENAGEKLGGKAKEAAGKLTDDKGLEAEGKGDQVKADLKGAGEKLKDAFKKD; translated from the coding sequence ATGGGTGCCGACGACAAGATGGAGAATGCCGGCGAGAAGCTTGGCGGCAAGGCCAAGGAAGCTGCAGGCAAGCTGACGGACGACAAGGGCCTCGAAGCAGAAGGCAAGGGTGACCAGGTCAAAGCAGACCTCAAGGGCGCCGGCGAGAAGCTGAAGGACGCGTTCAAGAAGGACTAG
- a CDS encoding DUF4235 domain-containing protein has protein sequence MNILVKVFGLAIGLGAGALANKTLEGLWEKKTGKPAPKDSTDLSDSLPGVLVFAVVSAGVGAIVHVLTQRGTKRALARMKKTADEV, from the coding sequence GTGAACATACTGGTAAAAGTGTTTGGCCTGGCAATTGGCCTCGGCGCCGGCGCGCTCGCAAACAAGACGCTGGAAGGCCTCTGGGAGAAGAAGACCGGCAAGCCTGCCCCCAAAGACAGCACGGACCTCAGTGACTCACTCCCCGGCGTGCTGGTCTTCGCGGTAGTTTCCGCAGGTGTCGGCGCCATAGTTCACGTCCTCACCCAGCGGGGCACCAAGAGGGCCCTGGCCCGTATGAAGAAGACTGCAGACGAGGTTTAA
- a CDS encoding VOC family protein, with product MAIAKYPSVVIDCPDAAALAAFYGELLGWEVSEEDGGWLDVRPADRSNCISFQQVEVYQAPVWPGQTIPQQMHFDMIVEDLDKGEEVALSLGATKADHQPGETFRVFLDPAGHPFCLCLT from the coding sequence ATGGCTATAGCTAAATACCCGAGTGTCGTTATCGATTGTCCTGACGCTGCTGCCTTGGCCGCCTTCTACGGCGAGCTCCTTGGGTGGGAGGTGTCCGAGGAAGACGGCGGATGGCTCGATGTCCGCCCCGCCGATCGCAGCAACTGCATCTCCTTCCAGCAGGTGGAGGTCTACCAGGCGCCGGTATGGCCGGGGCAGACAATCCCCCAGCAGATGCACTTTGACATGATCGTGGAGGACCTGGACAAGGGTGAGGAGGTTGCCCTCTCGCTGGGCGCCACCAAGGCGGACCATCAGCCCGGCGAAACCTTCAGGGTATTCCTGGACCCCGCCGGGCACCCGTTCTGCCTATGCCTGACGTAA
- a CDS encoding glyoxalase/bleomycin resistance/extradiol dioxygenase family protein, with protein sequence MTDTTSTEATTAANGQHTTHGIPNGLTSLTPFLAVPNAKEAITFYRDVFGARVVGETEMGGVVVHAELDFGNGHLQLGEPTPEYHLVPAPEGENDCYSMGLYCSDADGLVHKAEQAGATIREPLTTFVSGDRYASIRDPFGVRWSIMTRVEDLSEEESNRRVEEWAAQQG encoded by the coding sequence ATGACAGATACTACAAGCACCGAAGCGACCACCGCCGCCAACGGCCAGCACACCACACACGGTATCCCGAACGGACTGACCAGCCTTACACCGTTCCTCGCTGTACCCAACGCCAAGGAAGCGATCACGTTCTACCGGGATGTGTTTGGCGCCAGAGTGGTGGGCGAGACCGAGATGGGTGGGGTTGTGGTGCACGCCGAACTCGACTTCGGCAACGGCCACCTCCAGCTGGGCGAACCCACCCCGGAGTACCACCTGGTCCCGGCACCGGAGGGCGAAAACGACTGCTACTCCATGGGCCTGTATTGCTCCGATGCCGACGGACTTGTCCACAAGGCAGAGCAGGCCGGCGCGACCATCCGGGAGCCGCTGACCACGTTCGTCTCAGGTGACCGTTACGCGAGCATCCGCGATCCGTTTGGCGTTCGCTGGTCCATCATGACCCGCGTCGAAGACCTCTCGGAGGAGGAGAGCAACCGCCGGGTAGAGGAGTGGGCCGCGCAGCAGGGCTAG
- a CDS encoding helix-turn-helix domain-containing protein — translation MTDSFKGILYPARLPTFHRLPAPAAVADLVQWFWIPEWDIEPGRSSRQHVIAYPASNLVVQPADVVFSGPTTRAAYRDLTGKGWAVGALLRPAAVPLFTDAPGTVLDTEVAMELGELHADVSGAMNARPGQTTHDGGTHRGRAVEAFAAWLASLGVVPSEEALLANRMMDIIASAPEVVLLEDAASRLAVSPRTLQRIAKKYVGLSPTALIRRRRLQDAAERARSEPTADLSAIAVELGYADHAHLTNDFRKYLGFTPSTYRRSAAES, via the coding sequence ATGACGGATTCATTCAAAGGCATCCTCTACCCCGCGCGGCTGCCCACTTTTCATCGCCTTCCCGCGCCCGCCGCCGTGGCGGATCTGGTCCAGTGGTTCTGGATTCCCGAGTGGGACATCGAACCTGGCCGCTCGTCCCGCCAGCACGTCATCGCCTACCCGGCGTCCAATCTGGTGGTGCAGCCTGCTGATGTGGTCTTTTCGGGACCCACAACCCGTGCCGCTTACCGGGACTTGACTGGTAAAGGGTGGGCCGTAGGCGCCTTGCTGCGTCCGGCAGCTGTTCCACTGTTTACGGATGCTCCCGGCACTGTCCTGGACACGGAGGTGGCGATGGAGCTGGGGGAACTGCATGCGGACGTCTCCGGCGCCATGAACGCGCGCCCCGGCCAAACAACGCACGACGGCGGCACCCACCGCGGGCGGGCAGTGGAAGCTTTTGCTGCGTGGCTGGCTTCCTTGGGTGTTGTGCCCTCCGAAGAGGCTTTGCTCGCCAACCGGATGATGGACATCATCGCCTCCGCGCCTGAGGTGGTCCTGCTTGAGGACGCGGCTTCCCGTCTCGCGGTGTCCCCGCGAACGCTTCAACGGATCGCGAAGAAGTACGTTGGGTTGAGTCCCACGGCCCTGATCCGGCGACGAAGACTGCAGGATGCCGCGGAGCGCGCCCGGTCCGAGCCGACAGCGGACCTTTCCGCGATCGCCGTCGAACTTGGCTACGCGGACCATGCGCACCTGACGAACGACTTCCGGAAGTACCTGGGCTTCACGCCGAGTACGTATCGGAGGTCAGCTGCGGAGTCTTGA
- a CDS encoding cation:dicarboxylate symporter family transporter, translating into MKIPAPTVNAPAKKPLYKSLFFQILVAVVLGIAIGYLWPSVGSALRPLGDGFIQLIKMIIAPLIFLVIVTGISAVGDVKSVGRVGVKALVYFTAATLFALAFGLVVANIVQPGAGLNIDPVSLSEDAVNAKTTTAPPKDAGQFLLGIIPTSVVGAFASNTLLQVLCFAVFFGAAIVVVGREKCKPVIDLMETTLELFFKIMSWVMRVAPVGAFGAMAFIIGQYGLSSLSTYALLVAACYGSALVFIGLLFVVAWVYPRVPLWQFIKYSREEFMLALGTASTESVLPRIMTKLTNAGCSRATTGLVVPTGYSFNLDGAALYLSISLLFLAQAFGHNLDLGQQLAALGVLMLTSKGMAGVPGSAFLALSATAGALGIFPVAGVALLLGADRLMDSMRVVVNLLGNCVATFVVSKWEGQFDREAMLAAFRGEDPTPDVTVVPAEPPAAALKTPQLTSDTYSA; encoded by the coding sequence CCAGATCCTGGTGGCCGTGGTGTTGGGCATCGCCATAGGGTACTTATGGCCAAGCGTCGGCTCCGCGCTTCGTCCACTCGGCGATGGCTTCATCCAGCTCATCAAAATGATCATCGCGCCCCTGATCTTCCTGGTCATTGTCACGGGAATCTCCGCCGTGGGAGACGTGAAGTCGGTCGGCCGGGTGGGCGTCAAGGCACTGGTCTACTTCACGGCTGCCACACTCTTCGCGCTGGCCTTCGGGCTGGTCGTCGCCAACATTGTGCAGCCGGGCGCCGGCCTGAACATCGACCCGGTCTCCTTGTCCGAGGACGCTGTGAACGCCAAGACCACCACCGCCCCGCCCAAGGACGCGGGACAGTTCCTGCTGGGCATCATCCCCACCAGCGTCGTGGGGGCATTCGCCTCCAACACCCTGCTGCAGGTCTTGTGCTTCGCCGTCTTTTTTGGCGCGGCCATCGTGGTGGTGGGCCGCGAGAAGTGCAAGCCAGTCATCGACCTCATGGAGACGACGCTGGAGCTCTTTTTCAAAATCATGTCCTGGGTGATGCGCGTTGCCCCGGTTGGCGCCTTCGGTGCCATGGCCTTCATCATCGGCCAGTACGGGCTCAGCTCCCTGAGCACCTATGCACTTCTGGTGGCTGCGTGCTACGGCTCAGCGTTGGTCTTCATCGGCCTGCTCTTTGTGGTGGCCTGGGTTTATCCCCGCGTTCCCCTGTGGCAGTTCATCAAGTACTCCCGTGAAGAATTCATGCTTGCCCTGGGAACGGCCTCCACAGAATCCGTGCTCCCCCGGATCATGACCAAACTGACCAACGCAGGCTGCTCGCGGGCTACTACGGGACTTGTGGTGCCCACCGGCTACTCCTTCAACCTCGACGGCGCCGCACTCTACCTTTCCATCTCACTCCTTTTCCTCGCCCAGGCCTTCGGCCACAACCTGGATCTGGGACAGCAGCTGGCCGCCCTGGGCGTCTTGATGCTGACGTCCAAGGGTATGGCCGGCGTCCCCGGCTCAGCATTCCTTGCCCTCTCCGCGACGGCCGGAGCACTTGGGATCTTCCCGGTGGCGGGGGTCGCACTCCTGCTGGGAGCGGACCGGTTGATGGACTCCATGCGTGTTGTGGTCAACCTTCTCGGCAACTGCGTTGCCACGTTCGTGGTGTCCAAATGGGAGGGCCAATTCGACCGCGAGGCGATGCTGGCCGCCTTCCGCGGGGAGGACCCGACGCCGGACGTCACCGTCGTGCCGGCCGAACCTCCGGCGGCGGCACTCAAGACTCCGCAGCTGACCTCCGATACGTACTCGGCGTGA